One segment of Cetobacterium sp. NK01 DNA contains the following:
- a CDS encoding MotA/TolQ/ExbB proton channel family protein, which produces MLYYIKAGGPILYILLILSVVSLGVILERSLCFIKNKTSVDSMFKKEIKELLIDKKYDEAIEFSKKEKGVVGKTLTKFLIRYCLVGDYKNSDELLREIELEEMDILEKNTYILGIIAYTAPMIGLLGTVTGMIQAFGKIAISGTGDPNAIAGGISQALLTTAGGLIIAIPSIIAYNIFNKKIEKMSLEVEKVATFIVNIVKR; this is translated from the coding sequence ATGTTATATTATATAAAAGCTGGTGGACCGATTCTTTATATTTTACTTATTTTATCAGTTGTTTCTTTAGGAGTAATTTTAGAGAGGTCTTTGTGTTTTATAAAAAATAAAACATCAGTTGATTCAATGTTTAAAAAAGAGATTAAAGAACTTTTAATAGATAAAAAATACGATGAAGCAATCGAATTTTCAAAAAAAGAAAAAGGTGTTGTAGGTAAAACTCTTACAAAATTTTTAATTCGTTATTGTTTAGTTGGAGATTATAAAAATAGTGATGAACTTTTGAGAGAGATAGAGTTAGAAGAGATGGATATTTTAGAAAAAAATACATATATTTTAGGGATAATAGCATATACAGCACCAATGATAGGACTTTTAGGAACAGTGACAGGGATGATACAAGCTTTTGGAAAAATTGCAATCTCTGGAACTGGAGATCCAAATGCTATAGCAGGAGGAATATCTCAGGCATTATTAACAACTGCAGGGGGCTTAATAATAGCTATTCCTTCGATAATAGCTTATAATATTTTTAACAAGAAAATAGAAAAAATGAGTTTAGAAGTAGAAAAAGTAGCGACATTTATAGTAAATATAGTGAAGAGGTAA
- a CDS encoding ExbD/TolR family protein translates to MKRRTKRRSLATPDLTPLIDVVFLLLIFFMLVTTFDKYSGFKLELPKGEIVSESSKGVYELVIDKDENYFLMIDKVSNPVILEKIGEKIININEMTISADKDLKYEVIVKSIGILKNNGVDKVELNFYE, encoded by the coding sequence ATGAAAAGAAGAACTAAAAGAAGAAGTTTAGCAACTCCAGACTTAACTCCTTTAATTGATGTTGTTTTCCTGCTTTTGATTTTTTTTATGTTAGTTACAACTTTTGATAAATATAGTGGATTTAAATTAGAGCTTCCAAAAGGTGAGATAGTTTCAGAATCATCTAAAGGAGTGTATGAATTAGTTATAGATAAAGATGAAAATTATTTTTTAATGATTGATAAAGTTTCTAATCCTGTTATTCTGGAAAAAATAGGAGAGAAAATAATAAACATAAATGAAATGACAATAAGTGCAGATAAAGATTTAAAATATGAGGTTATAGTAAAGTCGATTGGTATTTTAAAAAACAATGGTGTAGATAAAGTGGAGCTGAATTTTTATGAATAA
- a CDS encoding energy transducer TonB: protein MNKFYLLSAFLHGIIIFSIIGFSKDEEIKFKEKNSVIVSVKNRKAISNITNVSLEKEEKEKKEKSIENKVEEKKKTLVEEKIIKKEVIKKDNTKKNLEKKKSKDSSLNKKDKVSEKKEKYNEFKDQNRFLQGEDGVFTAVSLDGIEYEIIKEIDPQYPLKARKIGYNGVGIVKVKFLVDLDGSIKNIEFISGETKFGFKEEVEKALKKWKFKPITYKGKIIRVHFEKEFKFKKG, encoded by the coding sequence ATGAATAAATTTTATCTCTTATCTGCTTTTCTACATGGGATAATTATATTTTCTATAATTGGATTTTCAAAAGATGAGGAGATAAAATTTAAAGAGAAAAATAGTGTGATAGTATCAGTAAAAAATAGAAAAGCAATTAGTAATATTACAAATGTTTCTTTGGAAAAAGAGGAGAAAGAAAAAAAGGAAAAAAGTATAGAAAATAAAGTTGAAGAAAAGAAAAAAACATTAGTTGAAGAAAAAATTATAAAAAAAGAAGTTATAAAAAAAGATAATACTAAAAAAAATCTAGAGAAAAAAAAATCTAAAGATAGTAGTTTAAATAAAAAAGATAAAGTTTCTGAGAAAAAGGAAAAATATAATGAATTTAAAGATCAAAATAGATTTTTACAAGGGGAAGATGGAGTCTTTACAGCAGTCTCTTTAGATGGAATAGAGTATGAAATAATAAAAGAAATTGATCCTCAATATCCACTAAAAGCTAGAAAAATTGGATATAATGGGGTAGGAATAGTAAAGGTAAAATTTCTTGTAGATTTAGATGGAAGTATAAAAAATATAGAATTTATATCAGGAGAAACTAAATTTGGTTTTAAAGAAGAAGTTGAAAAAGCATTAAAAAAATGGAAATTTAAACCAATTACATATAAAGGAAAAATAATAAGAGTTCATTTTGAAAAAGAATTTAAGTTTAAAAAGGGATAA